The following proteins are co-located in the Komagataeibacter sp. FNDCF1 genome:
- the odhB gene encoding 2-oxoglutarate dehydrogenase complex dihydrolipoyllysine-residue succinyltransferase produces MSAEIKVPTLGESVTTATVAKWLKHPGDAVNEDDPLVELETDKVSVEVPAPQAGVLGPLLVPEGEEVEVGTVLSTIEAGSGVAPKAAAAPAPKKEATPTGVQAQPVASGPVARPATPASDIAAQGAAAVAFPAARKIMAEQGVSPAQVGTGTGKDGRITKGDVQSFLAQPRAAQPAAAPRPPRQDDPREERVKMTRLRRTIARRLKDAQNTAALLTTFNEVDMSGVMQMRAEYKDLFIKKHNGVKLGFMSIFSRAVIAALQEFPAINAEIDGDDVIYREFVNLGIAVGGPNGLVVPVIRDADKMGFAQIESAIAGFGKKAREGTLKIDELSGGTFSITNGGIYGSLMSTPIINAPQSAILGMHAIQDRPVAVNGQVVIRPMMYIALTYDHRIVDGKEAVSFLVRVKQNVEDPRRLLLQV; encoded by the coding sequence ATGTCTGCCGAGATCAAGGTACCGACACTGGGTGAAAGTGTTACCACAGCAACCGTGGCCAAATGGCTGAAGCATCCGGGCGATGCAGTGAACGAAGATGATCCGTTGGTGGAACTGGAAACCGACAAGGTAAGCGTGGAAGTGCCCGCCCCGCAGGCAGGCGTGCTGGGTCCGCTGCTGGTACCCGAAGGCGAGGAAGTGGAAGTAGGCACAGTGCTGTCCACCATCGAGGCGGGCAGTGGCGTGGCCCCCAAGGCCGCTGCCGCCCCGGCCCCGAAGAAGGAAGCCACCCCCACCGGCGTGCAGGCCCAGCCCGTGGCCAGCGGCCCGGTCGCCCGTCCCGCCACCCCCGCATCCGATATCGCGGCACAGGGTGCTGCGGCCGTGGCGTTCCCCGCCGCGCGCAAGATCATGGCCGAGCAGGGTGTGTCCCCCGCGCAGGTCGGCACCGGCACGGGCAAGGATGGCCGCATCACCAAGGGTGACGTGCAGAGCTTCCTCGCCCAGCCGCGCGCGGCCCAGCCCGCCGCAGCCCCCCGGCCGCCGCGCCAGGATGACCCGCGTGAGGAACGCGTGAAGATGACGCGCCTGCGCCGCACCATCGCGCGCCGCCTGAAGGATGCACAGAACACCGCCGCCCTGCTGACCACCTTCAACGAAGTGGACATGTCCGGCGTGATGCAGATGCGCGCCGAATACAAGGACCTGTTCATCAAGAAGCATAACGGCGTGAAACTGGGCTTCATGTCCATCTTCAGCCGCGCGGTGATTGCCGCCCTGCAGGAATTCCCGGCGATCAACGCCGAGATCGACGGCGATGACGTGATCTACCGTGAATTCGTCAACCTCGGCATTGCCGTGGGCGGCCCCAACGGGCTGGTCGTGCCCGTGATCCGCGATGCGGACAAGATGGGCTTCGCCCAGATCGAGAGCGCGATCGCGGGCTTTGGCAAGAAGGCGCGCGAGGGCACGCTGAAGATCGATGAACTGTCCGGTGGCACGTTCTCGATCACCAATGGCGGGATCTATGGCTCGCTCATGTCAACACCCATCATCAACGCGCCGCAGTCGGCCATCCTGGGCATGCACGCCATCCAGGACCGCCCGGTTGCCGTGAACGGGCAGGTGGTGATCCGCCCGATGATGTATATCGCGCTGACCTATGACCACCGTATCGTGGATGGCAAGGAAGCGGTGAGCTTCCTTGTGCGGGTCAAGCAGAACGTGGAAGACCCGCGCCGTCTGCTGCTGCAGGTCTGA